From one Simplicispira suum genomic stretch:
- a CDS encoding Rieske (2Fe-2S) protein translates to MNEPQVLDLCASEALADSGVAVPFDVVYLGEGCRAFAVRFQGQVQAYVNRCGHVPMEMDYVDGQFFDSTGQWLMCATHGAMYAPASGTCVAGPCRRGLVKIAVSEEDGRVRWHTSAQLQPPGW, encoded by the coding sequence ATGAATGAGCCGCAGGTGCTGGATCTGTGCGCCAGCGAAGCGCTGGCCGATAGCGGCGTGGCCGTGCCGTTCGACGTGGTCTATCTGGGCGAGGGCTGCCGGGCCTTTGCGGTGCGCTTTCAAGGCCAGGTGCAGGCCTACGTGAATCGCTGCGGTCATGTTCCGATGGAAATGGACTACGTCGACGGCCAGTTCTTTGATTCGACCGGCCAATGGCTGATGTGCGCAACGCACGGTGCCATGTACGCCCCTGCCAGCGGCACCTGCGTGGCCGGGCCGTGCCGCCGCGGTCTGGTCAAAATTGCCGTTTCGGAAGAAGACGGACGGGTGCGCTGGCATACTTCCGCCCAACTCCAGCCACCTGGGTGGTGA
- a CDS encoding HAD family hydrolase, with translation MTDSLPPRRFDLIAFDWDGTLFDSTAIIVRCIQEAVCDVGGERPSDLAASYVIGMALAQALAHAAPDVPPEKYSELGLRYRYHYARQQDDLVLFEGVLPLLERLRARGHLLTVATGKSRRGLDEALHSAQLRGMFDGSRTADETAGKPHPLMLQELMAEFGVPAERVLMIGDTTHDLQMAQSAGCASVGVSYGAHESQAFAAFAPRYVARSVADLSAWLEKNA, from the coding sequence ATGACCGATTCCCTGCCACCACGGCGCTTTGACCTCATTGCTTTCGACTGGGATGGCACCTTGTTCGACTCGACCGCCATCATCGTGCGCTGCATTCAGGAGGCGGTGTGCGACGTGGGCGGTGAGCGCCCGAGTGACCTGGCCGCAAGCTATGTCATCGGCATGGCGCTGGCCCAGGCGCTCGCCCATGCGGCCCCTGACGTGCCGCCAGAGAAATATTCCGAGCTGGGCCTGCGCTACCGTTATCACTACGCGCGCCAACAGGACGATCTGGTGTTGTTCGAGGGCGTGCTCCCGCTGCTTGAGCGTTTGCGCGCGCGCGGCCACCTGCTGACCGTGGCCACAGGCAAGAGCCGGCGCGGGCTGGACGAAGCGCTGCACAGCGCGCAGCTTCGCGGCATGTTCGACGGCTCGCGCACGGCAGACGAGACCGCCGGCAAACCGCATCCGCTGATGCTGCAGGAGCTGATGGCGGAGTTCGGCGTGCCTGCTGAGCGCGTGCTGATGATTGGCGACACCACGCACGACCTGCAGATGGCGCAAAGCGCCGGCTGCGCCAGTGTGGGGGTGAGTTACGGCGCGCACGAGAGCCAGGCCTTTGCAGCGTTTGCGCCGCGCTACGTAGCGCGATCGGTGGCCGATCTTTCCGCCTGGCTGGAGAAAAACGCATGA